The following proteins are encoded in a genomic region of Streptomyces sp. NBC_01723:
- a CDS encoding phage tail protein, whose translation MSRQDPGSSIWFSLAIDGESLGYFNGCEGLSTQVEVEQRQEGGNNGFVWQLPTRVTFSNIRLTRPLTPDTAKVAKWISSVQTGVKRPTAQISALRADGSLVARWGLIDVLPVSWQGPSLDPGNLSVATEVLEIAHHGFTD comes from the coding sequence ATGTCCCGCCAGGACCCGGGCTCCTCCATCTGGTTCAGCCTCGCCATCGACGGCGAGAGCCTCGGCTACTTCAACGGGTGCGAAGGCCTGTCGACCCAGGTCGAGGTGGAGCAGCGCCAGGAGGGCGGCAACAACGGGTTCGTCTGGCAGCTGCCCACCCGCGTGACGTTCTCCAACATCCGGCTGACGCGACCGCTGACCCCGGACACCGCCAAGGTCGCCAAGTGGATCTCCTCCGTGCAGACCGGCGTGAAGCGGCCCACCGCCCAGATCTCGGCCCTGCGCGCGGACGGGTCCCTGGTCGCCCGCTGGGGACTGATCGACGTCCTGCCCGTCAGCTGGCAGGGTCCCAGCCTCGACCCCGGCAACCTGTCGGTGGCCACCGAGGTCCTGGAGATCGCCCACCACGGGTTCACGGACTGA
- a CDS encoding CIS tube protein, with amino-acid sequence MATSRGAGKSLVRANLAIHEPPTGTTTTPGALIRTFAFEFNPAQLAISQRTQWKATPTAAVREAAKPQFMGAEPREMTLEIFLDSSMKPDGNTVMKKVESLLLCCEVTAKSLSAKQPSPPWVVFEWGSFSTARFTAYVSSIETQYTLFGTTGVPIRATCQVALVEIPGPTLGQNPTSGALTAQRVHRVVAGDSLQSLAWSEYGSANAWRVIAEANGIDDPSHLPTGTELMLPAAEEVPH; translated from the coding sequence ATGGCCACCAGCAGGGGCGCCGGCAAGAGCCTCGTACGCGCCAACCTCGCCATCCACGAGCCGCCCACCGGCACGACCACCACCCCCGGTGCGCTGATCCGGACGTTCGCGTTCGAGTTCAACCCGGCCCAGCTGGCCATCAGCCAGCGCACCCAGTGGAAGGCGACGCCGACGGCGGCCGTCCGGGAGGCCGCCAAACCGCAGTTCATGGGTGCCGAGCCGCGGGAGATGACCCTGGAGATCTTCCTGGACTCGTCCATGAAGCCCGACGGCAACACCGTGATGAAGAAGGTCGAGTCGCTGCTGCTGTGCTGCGAGGTGACCGCCAAGAGCCTGAGCGCCAAGCAGCCGTCGCCGCCCTGGGTGGTCTTCGAGTGGGGTTCCTTCTCCACCGCGCGGTTCACCGCGTACGTCTCCTCGATCGAGACGCAGTACACGCTCTTCGGCACCACGGGCGTCCCCATCCGCGCGACCTGCCAGGTGGCGCTGGTGGAGATACCCGGGCCGACCCTGGGCCAGAACCCGACCTCGGGCGCGCTCACCGCCCAGCGCGTGCACCGGGTCGTCGCGGGTGACTCCCTCCAGTCGCTGGCCTGGAGCGAGTACGGCAGCGCCAACGCCTGGCGCGTGATCGCCGAGGCCAACGGCATCGACGACCCGTCCCACCTGCCGACCGGCACCGAGCTGATGCTCCCCGCCGCCGAGGAGGTGCCGCACTGA
- a CDS encoding VgrG-related protein, with product MVRPAFSSIVEVKIGGAKLPDDIAPMLTDGWVDQGVGVPAAFRITFRDPNHLVLGKLGVQFGTKVVITPIADGQGKGNPLLTGEVTGMEADYDGTGSFTVIRGYDYGHRLMRQRRVAAYRNQKASDIARKLVAMDGVSIGRIQPTKGTYTFISQSNVTDWDFLSRLADENNMVMYLDAKGKFRFVTPKPSAGAPSPKTDGDKSTFVLQARHDILRLRAAVTAADQIGKVESRGWNVTTKKKITEIAPATTDPGISIGSTPGTAAGKFKAGKLVETANPYDKQDEVQHAAKALAADVTSSFAELEVAAYGHPDLRPGVPVALSDVGKPFEGKYTVTSVRHHFGDGVPYESWITVSGRQWRSLYGLASGGSGGTDPASATRLPSVANAIVTDVQDPLKQGRVKLQFPWLDDTYVSDWARSVQMGGKGGGGVFPMDVGDEVLVAFDRGALDHPFVIGGLYNGRDLPTKVKDVPLHDGLKKKAARHTLSDRTGNRVDLLSQQTGARKQGVRIASGNDKLTINLDRTKTEITVDSKGSVSITGSRSVSVEAGMDLTLEGRRSVTVKSGGPLLLQGRGLVNLKSMAGTVNVSAMGALLMNASGAMTLTATGLVSVTSVANVNIKAIKVDLMGAVFVNTIKYPLPA from the coding sequence ATGGTGCGTCCCGCGTTCTCCAGCATCGTCGAGGTCAAGATCGGCGGTGCGAAGCTGCCCGACGACATCGCGCCGATGCTCACCGACGGCTGGGTCGACCAGGGCGTCGGCGTGCCGGCGGCGTTCCGCATCACCTTCCGCGACCCCAACCACCTGGTCCTCGGCAAACTGGGCGTGCAGTTCGGCACCAAGGTCGTCATCACCCCCATCGCCGACGGGCAGGGCAAGGGCAACCCCCTGCTGACCGGCGAGGTCACCGGCATGGAGGCCGACTACGACGGCACCGGCAGTTTCACCGTCATCCGGGGCTACGACTACGGGCACCGCCTGATGCGCCAGCGCCGGGTGGCCGCGTACCGCAACCAGAAGGCCTCGGACATCGCGCGCAAGCTCGTGGCCATGGACGGCGTCTCCATCGGCCGCATCCAGCCGACCAAGGGCACCTACACGTTCATCAGCCAGTCCAACGTGACCGACTGGGACTTCCTCTCCCGGCTGGCCGACGAGAACAACATGGTCATGTACCTGGACGCCAAGGGGAAGTTCAGGTTCGTCACGCCGAAGCCGTCGGCCGGCGCGCCCTCCCCGAAGACGGACGGCGACAAGAGCACCTTCGTCCTCCAGGCCCGCCACGACATCCTGCGGCTGCGGGCCGCGGTGACGGCGGCCGACCAGATCGGCAAGGTCGAGTCGCGCGGCTGGAACGTCACCACCAAGAAGAAGATCACCGAGATCGCCCCGGCCACCACCGACCCCGGCATCAGCATCGGCTCGACGCCCGGCACGGCCGCGGGCAAGTTCAAGGCCGGCAAGCTCGTCGAGACCGCCAACCCGTACGACAAGCAGGACGAGGTCCAGCACGCCGCGAAGGCCCTCGCCGCCGACGTGACCTCCTCCTTCGCCGAGTTGGAGGTCGCCGCGTACGGCCACCCCGACCTGCGGCCGGGCGTCCCCGTGGCCCTCTCCGACGTCGGCAAGCCCTTCGAGGGCAAGTACACCGTCACCTCGGTCCGCCACCACTTCGGCGACGGCGTGCCCTACGAGTCCTGGATCACGGTCAGCGGCCGCCAGTGGCGCTCCCTGTACGGGCTGGCCTCGGGCGGCAGCGGCGGCACGGACCCGGCGAGCGCCACCCGGCTGCCCAGCGTCGCCAACGCCATCGTCACCGACGTACAGGACCCCCTCAAGCAGGGCAGGGTCAAGCTGCAGTTCCCGTGGCTGGACGACACCTACGTCAGCGACTGGGCGCGCAGCGTCCAGATGGGCGGCAAGGGCGGCGGCGGGGTCTTCCCCATGGACGTCGGCGACGAGGTGCTCGTCGCCTTCGACCGCGGCGCGCTCGACCACCCCTTCGTCATCGGCGGTCTCTACAACGGCCGGGACCTGCCCACCAAGGTGAAGGACGTGCCGCTGCACGACGGCCTGAAGAAGAAGGCCGCCCGGCACACCCTGTCCGACCGCACGGGCAACCGCGTCGACCTGCTCAGCCAGCAGACCGGCGCCCGCAAGCAGGGCGTGCGCATCGCCAGCGGCAACGACAAGCTGACCATCAACCTCGACCGCACCAAGACCGAGATCACCGTCGACAGCAAGGGCTCGGTCAGCATCACCGGCAGCCGCTCGGTGTCCGTGGAGGCCGGCATGGACCTCACCCTGGAGGGGCGCCGGTCGGTGACGGTGAAGTCCGGCGGACCGCTCCTCCTCCAGGGGCGCGGCCTGGTCAACCTCAAGTCGATGGCCGGCACGGTCAACGTGAGCGCGATGGGGGCCCTCCTCATGAACGCGTCCGGCGCCATGACGCTCACCGCCACCGGCCTCGTCTCGGTCACCTCGGTGGCCAACGTGAACATCAAGGCCATCAAGGTCGACCTCATGGGCGCCGTCTTCGTCAACACCATCAAGTACCCCCTGCCGGCATGA
- a CDS encoding GPW/gp25 family protein, giving the protein MAEQFVGSGWSFPLRIGPTGGIALVSGEQEVEEAMRLILATAPGERPMRPEFGCAIHDLVFAPVNEQTAGRIQHEVHVTLDRWEPRIEVHDVEVTTGEGQNVLYIDVRYSIRGTNNPRSLVFPFYVIPSHDEPDLPAGPAGLPGSPESDR; this is encoded by the coding sequence ATGGCCGAACAGTTCGTCGGGTCCGGCTGGTCGTTCCCCCTGCGCATCGGGCCCACCGGCGGCATCGCCCTCGTCAGCGGCGAGCAGGAGGTCGAGGAGGCCATGCGGCTGATCCTCGCCACCGCTCCCGGCGAGCGGCCGATGCGGCCCGAGTTCGGCTGCGCCATCCACGACCTGGTCTTCGCCCCGGTCAACGAGCAGACCGCCGGGCGGATCCAGCACGAGGTGCACGTCACCCTGGACCGCTGGGAGCCGCGCATCGAGGTCCACGACGTCGAGGTCACCACCGGTGAGGGCCAGAACGTCCTCTACATCGACGTCCGTTACTCGATCCGCGGCACCAACAACCCGCGCAGCCTCGTCTTCCCGTTCTACGTCATCCCCTCCCACGACGAGCCCGACCTCCCCGCCGGTCCGGCCGGCCTCCCGGGCTCTCCCGAAAGCGACCGCTGA
- a CDS encoding putative baseplate assembly protein has translation MPLPSPNLDDRRFQQFVDDAKRYIQQRAPEWTDHNVSDPGITLVETLAHMADQIVYRLNRVPEKNHLAFLDLVGITLFPPSAARTDVTFWLSAPQEETILVPVGTEVATLRTERDEAVVFATERDLSVVPCSLGRLVVQHQGQAVSDRTSDLAESKDVLCFAEAPAPGDCMLIGLTAAVPHCALALELDSRVDGVGVDPRQPPLLWEAWTEDGWQPCEVDRDGTGGLNRPGDIVLHIPGGHVLSRNGGHEAGWVRCRVTEPLPGQPFYTTSPTIRSAEAYTIGGTTGTVHAETVYDEPLGESTGLPGQRLRLEHSPVVADDPPVLLQTAADDGWQEWQVVPHFSGSHPDDHHITLDAATGEIAFGPAVREADGTLRQYGAVAPKGAVIRARRYRTGGGRSGNVARGAVQVLRTSIPYVSEVVNREAARGGVDGETVEEAKLRAPITLRAQERAVTLRDYEELARRAAPETARITCLEGEEGDHGAYAVRVLVVPQAVPDPGGRLRFEQLVPGDALLGRITRHLDERRLIGTRLAVGPPYYQGVTVVATVHAFRGVDTDRVRRQAHDALYRHLDPLTGGADGKGWPFGRPVQTGEVFAVLQRVPGVELVDEVVLHPADPLTGKRGDPTDRIDLEAPALVFSFDHRVRVIGDGA, from the coding sequence ATGCCCCTGCCCTCCCCCAACCTCGACGACCGCCGCTTCCAGCAGTTCGTCGACGACGCCAAGCGTTACATCCAGCAGCGCGCACCGGAGTGGACCGACCACAACGTCTCCGACCCCGGCATCACCCTGGTCGAGACGCTCGCCCACATGGCCGACCAGATCGTGTACCGCCTCAACCGGGTCCCGGAGAAGAACCACCTGGCCTTCCTGGACCTCGTCGGCATCACCCTGTTCCCGCCGTCCGCCGCCCGCACGGACGTCACCTTCTGGCTGTCCGCGCCGCAGGAGGAGACGATCCTGGTCCCGGTCGGCACCGAGGTCGCCACGCTGCGCACCGAGCGCGACGAGGCCGTGGTGTTCGCCACCGAGCGCGACCTGAGCGTCGTGCCGTGCTCGCTGGGCCGCCTGGTGGTCCAGCACCAGGGCCAGGCCGTCAGCGACCGCACCTCCGACCTCGCCGAGAGCAAGGACGTGCTGTGCTTCGCGGAGGCACCCGCCCCCGGCGACTGCATGCTCATCGGCCTCACCGCCGCCGTCCCGCACTGCGCGCTCGCCCTCGAACTCGACAGCCGCGTCGACGGTGTCGGCGTCGACCCCCGCCAGCCGCCGCTGCTCTGGGAGGCCTGGACCGAGGACGGCTGGCAGCCCTGCGAGGTCGACCGCGACGGCACCGGCGGCCTCAACCGCCCCGGTGACATCGTGCTGCACATACCCGGCGGGCACGTCCTGTCCCGCAACGGCGGCCACGAGGCCGGCTGGGTCCGCTGCCGGGTCACCGAGCCGCTGCCCGGCCAGCCCTTCTACACCACCTCACCGACCATCCGCTCCGCCGAGGCCTACACCATCGGCGGCACCACCGGCACCGTCCACGCCGAGACCGTGTACGACGAGCCGCTCGGCGAATCCACCGGCCTGCCCGGCCAGCGCCTGCGGCTGGAGCACTCCCCCGTCGTCGCCGACGACCCGCCGGTCCTGCTGCAGACCGCCGCCGACGACGGCTGGCAGGAGTGGCAGGTCGTCCCGCACTTCTCGGGCTCGCACCCCGACGACCACCACATCACCCTGGACGCCGCCACCGGCGAGATCGCCTTCGGCCCCGCCGTCCGCGAGGCCGACGGCACCCTGCGCCAGTACGGCGCCGTGGCCCCCAAGGGCGCCGTCATCCGCGCTCGCCGCTACCGCACCGGCGGCGGCAGGTCGGGCAACGTGGCCCGCGGCGCCGTCCAGGTGCTGCGCACCTCCATCCCGTACGTCTCCGAGGTCGTCAACCGTGAGGCGGCCCGCGGCGGCGTCGACGGCGAGACCGTCGAGGAGGCCAAGCTCCGGGCGCCGATCACCCTGCGCGCCCAGGAACGCGCCGTGACCCTGCGCGACTACGAGGAGCTCGCCCGCCGCGCCGCCCCCGAGACCGCCCGCATCACCTGCCTGGAGGGCGAGGAGGGCGACCACGGCGCCTACGCGGTCCGGGTCCTGGTCGTCCCGCAGGCCGTGCCGGACCCGGGCGGGCGGCTCCGCTTCGAGCAGCTCGTCCCCGGCGACGCCCTGCTCGGCCGCATCACCCGCCACCTCGACGAACGCCGCCTCATCGGCACCCGCCTCGCCGTCGGCCCGCCGTACTACCAGGGCGTCACCGTCGTCGCCACCGTCCACGCCTTCCGCGGCGTCGACACCGACCGCGTGCGCCGCCAGGCCCACGACGCCCTCTACCGTCACCTCGACCCGCTCACCGGCGGCGCCGACGGCAAGGGCTGGCCCTTCGGCCGCCCCGTCCAGACCGGCGAGGTCTTCGCCGTCCTCCAGCGCGTACCCGGCGTCGAACTCGTCGACGAGGTCGTCCTGCACCCCGCCGACCCACTCACCGGCAAGCGCGGCGACCCCACCGACCGCATCGACCTCGAAGCGCCCGCGCTGGTCTTCTCCTTCGACCACCGGGTCCGCGTGATCGGGGACGGCGCGTGA
- a CDS encoding phage tail protein — protein MLPAVFADDDLALRFVGGLDDVLAPILNVLDCLDTYFDPALTPADFAQWLGSWIGAETDGTEPEPMLRAAVAAAARLHRVRGTRQGLSEAVLLAFGVEPDISESGGADWNARPLGPFPGAPRPHLHVTLRLPAPRPGDTHRLDALVAAARPAHMPYTVEVTAAERTPER, from the coding sequence ATGCTGCCGGCCGTCTTCGCCGACGACGACCTCGCGCTGCGCTTCGTCGGCGGGCTCGACGACGTCCTCGCGCCGATCCTGAACGTCCTGGACTGCCTGGACACCTACTTCGACCCCGCCCTCACGCCGGCGGACTTCGCGCAGTGGCTCGGCAGCTGGATCGGCGCGGAGACCGACGGCACGGAACCCGAGCCCATGCTGCGCGCGGCCGTCGCCGCCGCCGCCCGGCTGCACCGCGTGCGCGGCACCCGGCAGGGTCTTTCCGAGGCCGTGCTGCTCGCGTTCGGCGTGGAGCCGGACATCAGCGAGAGCGGCGGCGCCGACTGGAACGCCCGCCCCCTCGGCCCGTTCCCCGGGGCTCCCCGCCCCCACCTGCACGTCACCCTCCGGCTGCCCGCACCGAGACCCGGCGACACCCACCGCCTGGACGCCCTGGTCGCCGCGGCCCGTCCCGCCCACATGCCCTACACGGTCGAAGTGACCGCCGCCGAAAGGACCCCGGAGAGATGA